CTTtacgcaaaaaaaaatgtctggggACAAACATTAAGAGGCGGACTTGGATCCTTAAAGAATGCGTGGAGCCTGTTTATTTATGATGTCTtttaaagataataaaataaaataaaacaaaatcctcTCGCTTTGAGATGAAAATGCCGttgaaatgacagagaacagtttctttttttttttttttttttggtttgctttgAACTTAAGGATATTTAACGATCAGCTATCAAACACACACAACTGTCTTTTAAGTTGCGCGCAAactataagtttttttttctctctttgtgtttCAATGTGAAGTTCACCtattacaaacttttttcaGCGCCGACACTCACATGAAAAACTCCGGAGATGAAGGGTTGTTGTCGCTGCTGGAGCCTCCGTTTTCTCTGAAGCCGGTGCTGATCAGCTTCTCGTATTTCTCCTTGTAGGCGTCCCTCTCCCTGGCCAGCCGGGAGATCTCCTGCTTGAGGTGGTCCACCTGCTGCATGAGCTGCGTCTTCTCCCCCTCCAGGACGTGCCGCTGCTGGACGCGCTTGTACCGACAGGACTGCGCGTAGCCTCTGTTCTTTAGCGTCCTCCTCTTCTGTTTCAGACGGATCACCTCTTCCTTGCTGACTCCCCGGAGCTGCCGGTTCAGTTCCCGCACCGACATGGTGACCAGCTGCTCGTCCGAGAAGCGCTCCTCCAGGCGCATGTGCTGGTGGTTGCCCCCCGCGCCACCGCCGGACTGGGACCCGGAGGAGGGATGGTGTGCCCCtgcgtggtggtggtggtggtgatggtggtggtggtggggagcCCCGTTCTGGGCTGCCGCAGCGGCGATGACCGCGGATACCACGGCGGCCGCTGATCCCATCTCCTCCCCGGCCATGGCGCCTCCTGCCCCGGCTGCTCCGCCGAACTGCTGCCCTCTGGCATAGCCGTCGAAGGTTTGGAGCTGGTGACTGCTGCTGATCAGCGCCTCTACGGCGTCCTCTGGGCTAAAGCCCAGAGCCTCGGGGTTCAGCTGCTGCTGGTACCCGGTCATCCAGTAGAAATCCTCCAAGTGCGTCTTCTGTTCGCTCCCTGATCCCGGACTGGGCGCCGAGAAGCTTGGAGAAGGGGGAACCGAGCTGCAAGGCGTGCTCATCGGGGTGGAAGATAGGGATCCCCCGGCGACCAGGCGGCTGCACTGGTTGATGGTGCGATCGGGCTCCACCGGCTCCTTTTTCACTTCAAACTTCATCAGATCGAAGTCATTAACATATTCCATGGCCAGGGGACTGGTGGGCAGGTCGGAGTTGCTCATTGCCAGCTCTGATGCCATCCTCTTGCTGTTGACAGTCCTCCAAAGGGGGTGAGGAGCACCTGTCAAAGTAGGCTGCTGAGACACGCACTGAGCCAGcttgatttctttatttattttcttcaaaacagaaggaaaagTGAGTTCTCTCGCATTAATTGCGCTGCGCAGGTTCTGGTTTTGTGAGTCGAtaagttttttctctctctctctctcttcagtCTGTGTTGCACAGACGCATTGGAGCAGCGCtgtttcctccctctctcccagCGTGCGGGTGTCTGAGCGccgctctctctgtttctaccGTTTAACACTTCATGGCTCCTTTTAGGATTAGTGCGCCAATTTGAGGAGGTTCACGTATGTGTCCCGGCCAAATAGTTGCCTTGTGGAGGAtggtaggggaaaaaaaaactccacccAAGgattgatagattttttttttttttcaaagagatCAGTCAGCCGACGAGTTAAAAACCATTGCTTAGTTTTATAGGCGTCCTGACGTCAGGACTGAAATATGAAATTGACTGAGACCCAGCCAATGAGCACGCCCGGTCCACTGACTTAATTAGCATAATagaagaaaaagttttttttaactgtccAAATCTATCGAGGGGCTGATTTTAGAAAATTAGCACTCATCTTTTTTTGtcgttttaaacagaaaaagaaatttGAGTACAAAAATCATGAAGATTACAATGTAAATTTTCAAAATGGGATGCTCATTATTTACCGTAACTGCCACAAATACTTTAATTTTGCAACACCCAACACAAAgtataacagaataaaaatgcaccAGGAGTACAGTTAAGCTTTTTACTGAAGCACTACCTTCTGAGAAGCCAGACTTTATTAACCCTTTTGTCACATAGCTTGCATGCTGGGGATTTTGTATGCAAATATGATATTTTGTTGGAATATTGTTAATTGCTAAGTCAATGACAAACTAGTTCCCACCCTTCATCTCTAAACCGGGCGTTTTGTGTAATTCAAAGTGTCATCAGGAGTTTTAATCGACTTTACTCACCTCTATGTTTAAATGGTAGATTCATTGTTTATTTCACCATGAACTAAACGGCATCAGATACGGTATTAATGTGAAGAGAGTTGAGTGTTTGAAACCAGCACGCCACGGGGTTGGTCGGATTCAATTGCACGGTTTTAAAAACCCAATGTCGCCACCTTTCGGTATAAATGAGAATTTCCTTCACGggtcctgcaaaaaaaaaaaaaaaaaaaaaaaaaaaaaaaacccttccaCACTTCACATGTCCCGTGTCAATATAAAGCCCCATCTTTCTAACAGAGCAGTCTGTTCTGACAACACCTTCCCGTCTGTCCTCCTGGACTCCATCGTCCCAATCCAACATTATGATCACAGCGTTAGTGtgtctctctttctgtctgtctccaCTGGAGCACACTCCTCGGGAGGAGTGCCACATAAGAACAAACAATAAGCAGGGCTATACTCACAGGACCTGTGAGTAAATAAGAGCGCTCTCTCTGGATCATGTCACACAGGGGGAAGCTTCAGAAAACTACAAAGCCGCCAGCAGATAATCCAACTCCCTGGTGTCCTAAACACAAGTAAATATTCTCCTGGTCCCTGTGACTGTTCATGGGGACTTAATGTTAAACAGGGAGGAtaaacattgtgttttattcattagaacacacaaacacaagcccCCTCAGATGCCTTTGAATAAATATTAGCTGGATTTAATTTCTCATCTGATGCTGCGGCACATTGTTGCTGACTGGCAGCAACTTTTGAGAAATTGAAAGGGAATGTAAGGCTGATAGATCTGTTTTTAGGATGGTCATGCTTTGTGCATACCTTGAGTAATCTGGTCTTTAAATACCATGACCTCAGTGTTTCCTCATGATGAGATTATGAGGGGTTTGACGTTTTTATATGGCAAATACTGTTGCAGGGGAACACGCTAAATCAGAAGAAAAGATGCATTTCCGCACCAGGAAAACTTTTCCAGTAACAAAACTAATGATTGGGGGGCCATTCTTTTAAAAGTACAGGAACCAGGGCCTAACCACATTACTAGTAGGGTAACGTTCCAGAACAAATAATTGTCATGTTAGGGAGTTAACGCTATTTGGATCCAATTTAAACTACCAGAATAGAGATTGGTGGTGGGAGAAGGCTAACAATTTCTTACGGGTTGAATATTCCCAATATTTCCAGTTTGTATCTTTGTTCCCCGGTGATGGAATGGCGACCTGTCCGGGGTGTTCTCCGCCTCCTGTAAACTGACCgctggagattggcaccagcCACCCTGCTGCTGTTGCTCATGTTTGGTTTATACTCTTTTGGAAATGCAGTGCAGGTCTGAATGAGAGGTGAATGGTCCAAGCATAACACATCAGCGCTATATGCTGCTGGATATAATGTACTTTGGATCCTGAGACCCTTTTTGTCAATACCAACTTGAACTTCTTCAGAAATTCGAGCTGCAGTGACTTGTACGTTGAATCTGACCATACGTGCCAGCTTTTGCTCTTCATGTCCATCAATAAGCCTTTCTGGCTTGTCTTGGTGGTCCATAGCCCTGTTCATGATTAACCACAGCAGCTTCCTGGGGACACATTCATAGATACTGACCCCTGCAGACCGGGAACATCCCACTAGATATGCAGCTTTGATGGTCTGCCCCGATTGTCTAGCCATCAAAGTTTGGCCTGTGTCAAACTCACTCAAATATAGATTTTCCAcatttgttctgcttttaacacattatataaaaaaacatttatgcatAATGTGTCAACAGGTGCCATGTAGCACATAGAAAGGTGGAGTCTAAAATAGCTTACAGATTCCTTAAATATTAGCCTgtcaaacagaagaaaatctaCTCAGAAAGAGTCTTTACATCCTGACTATACTTATTTACCCATAAGCGTCCAAAAATCAAGAATCACAACCTTTGTATTCCACAAATACAATTTAAGCCTCACTCATgcaaaaaattacatttctaaacCTGACCTTTGGGACAAGTCTGAATGGCTTTGGGCCAAAGCGGCCGTTTTGCCCAGTTATGTCTTGGGCTGGCCTTGATTAGCATGTTTATACCTACATTAGGTCATGCAACAGCAGATATTACATACTGTGTGAGCTCTGTGGTTTCCAGATCTCTTAAATCGGGATTTATCTGCTTGGCGTCTCCTGGGTTAACAAGCGGAGTCTAGAGCCAATGCATCAACTGCGTTACTGTGGGCTAATAGTCCTGCATACAACTCATTCGGTCTCCCTTTGGAGTTTCAGGACGGTAGGCTGCCTTTAAGTTTACTGTCGTCTTTATTGTATTGAGCATATATATTTGTGCATACTGGGATGCACTTAGCATGATCTTCCAGCAGAAGGATGCCCGCTTACACGATGTTTGTACAGAGGAGAGCTAAGAGCATTTGGAGATAATATGAAGCCATAGTTAAGTACCCTAAGTTACATAAATGCATACAGAGCTGCACAAGTGCAGCTTGTTTCTCTAAGAAATTAATACAGATAAAAGCCAATTTGAAAGCTTTCTTTGAATCAAAAGTCTGCCCACTGGGAGACTACACTCCTTTAAATGGATCCTCTTATCTTCTGTGTGATAAATACCAGTGTTGCTTCAATAAATGCATACTGTAAAGAGCATCTTTAAAGCCCAGCCACTGCATGGTTGAAATGAGCTGGTGTGTGACCTTTTGCAGTTTAACCCCAAGAGGACAGTGGTTAATAATCCCCCATGCTTTATGACTTTCTTTTGATTTACTGGTGCAATGACTTTGCTAATTgttgcatttattaaaaaaatatcatcattgTGTGCATCTTGCAAGCAACCTTTAATTTTTCCTCCCAGTTTATTAAGACCTCGTTCATACCTGAGGTTTCATAGAATTGCACCAATGGAGACGTGTTGTTTAATCCACTGGAAAATTGTTAATCTGTCTGTCTTTTGGAGGGAATTCTGGTGTTTTTACCCCAAATCACATTTTGTGGGAGTGAAAAATTATATAAGCACTGTGCCAtatgaaatatatgttttatgttggaaaaaaattgctttatttacatatttgcaAGATTTCCCTTTAAAACTAGACTCAGACTATTAAATTCCCCAAGTGTGCCAAAAATAGCTAAAAGTGTGACCATGTTTAACAGACAGCGAGTTAAATAAAATGGCAGGAACTAAAGGATTTCTGAATTACTAAGATTATGCTTCATAATCATCAATTACATTCCCAATGGGAGGTGGGCTTCATTTTCATCCTCAATCCCTGTTTAATGCCATATATTAAACTCTGGTGGCACTCCAAATGGAGGACAACCAGACGAGTGGGCTCAGTGGGCTCATCGGAGACACATTTAATTAGAAGGAGAGGAAATGAAATGTTTCGTGGGGTCTTAACTAACTGTTGTATCTTTTGTAATGGAATGAGGAACCGTGAGAAGCTATTACAAAGAAAGGAGCACGGAGAACAGCACTGCACCTTTATTTGGCAGACTTTTAATGCGGGAAGTAAAAAGAGTATAGAATCACATAGCAAGCTAAGACATCAAAGAACTGCTTCAACATGGTTTGAAAGGGCTGTTTTTGGCCAAGCAGCcaacaggaaacaggaaaggCAAGGCAAGCTTATTAGTACAGCACCATTCATATATGCAACATAattcaaacaaagaaaatcatactaaaaaaaggaaatgtatcAAAGATTATAAAATTACACAATAAATTTCATACAAATCATGTCATTTTTGTCGATACAAGTTCACTATTAATTTTGGAAGATATTGATACAGTTTGCAGGATTCAGATATTGAACCAGTAAATCCAGAAACTGGGAAAATCAAGGATGGATTGACACAAGTAAGGAATCATTTATGGAAGCAAGAAATGACACTAGGGAAGGAAGGATGGGCGGACAGATACAAGGagggacacaaggaaggaagtaATGACAGTAGGAAAGCCAGAAGGCCGGAGTATAGGAAGGATTAAAGGGTTAAGGAAATAAGAGGAGGTAGGACACAAGGAAACGAAGGATGTAGAGTACCAAGAAGGGCatgagggagagagggaggtaGGACACGTGAGAGGAAACAGGGGAAGATAAGACACAAGCAAGGATATTTAAGAAGGTTGTAAATAAGGAAGTAAGGGAGGTATGACTCAAAGAAGGCCATGTAATTTAGACAATGTAAAATATGCTAAAGTCTTAAAATACAAACTCTTTtccatttattaattttctttttccatacttatccagacctggaaCAAATACTGAGATCATATTCTGGACATTTCCATTCTTTTTAAGACTGCGTAGCAACTCTGTTTATAAGAAAACTGAACTAAAGAGTAAGGGTAACAGTAAGAGCCTATAGCAATCAAAGGTTTTCTGTCCTTGTTAGGTTCTGGGCCTAGGAACAGTGAATAGTCAGGATGCAGATGGCTAGGACTCTCTCTAGTAGCACTATTTTGCATCGCCTGCAGCAGCCCGATTGATATTTTACAAAGTTCGCTAAAGGCACCATTACAATATACAAACCTACTGGTTAAAGCATAATAAGGCATGGTAAGTATTTATTGGACATAATATTTTtcattctgaaaatattttaaaaatcatattaTACTGATTTAGTAATAAACCTCAAGTAGATGTCAAAATGTAGGTCCCATTCTACAATGAGATTCAATAGTTTTTGGCTCCATAGAATTGCATTAACTGCTGTTACCCAAGCCTGAAATTTTGGGACCAAACAATTACTTTTTGACTGCCCTTTCTGAATTAAAGGCATAGTGCATGATTcttccagaaatgtaggtaagaaacaccCAATTCCCTTTTTAATTAATTGAGCAACCACAAGACCATTTTACCTGCTCCTAAGGGAGGTCGTGTGAAAGAATTTCCCAAATAcattctggtcttatttttGTCTTCTGAGGcattattcttcttcttctcataaacgttttaaaacagtttgcttcttgtgactctcagccatttttaaagtataCGGTGAAAGCAGTGGATCTACGGCTGAAACTGAAGTttactggatacataaacactagaagtgtgcacaagcagccagcaagaggaaacagGGAAGGAACGTGCATGCACATTGGTGTTACGTGAGCACATCATAATAATTGGCATGtgagacaaccaatagatacgATGGTCCCCCCGGGACTCAAAGCTGAAAGAAGAGCGTCCACTATGCCTTTAAGCTGGAGGAAATTCTGATATAGTCACTCACTGATACCATAGAAACAATGATTctttaatttgttgtcatagAAATAGAAAGCGGGGTGTCATCAATATATGCATGATGAGAGATGTTGTAGTACTCCATAATCAAAAATAAGAGTGCACACTGATGTTGAATTTAAAAAGATCAATAAGGGAGCTCTGAGGAACCTCAAATTGGATTTGTTCAGATTGATATTTGGAACCTTCAAATTACTGCaagttttacataaaatactACAAAGAATATTCAGGGGCCCTTTGTTAGATCTTTTATTGTATATGCTCAAATCAATCTTCTCTGTTTGagaataatacattttcaagtTACAACACTCAAAACTAATTATTTGTAATTGAATTACAGATAACACATGATTCTGAATGCAATGACTCAATCTGATTACAGAAGTGGGATGTGACACCCCCTCTCATCCACTGGATAATTGGCTACAGTAGGCAGACTTGCATGTGTGAAGCTTCCCGTTCTGCATCTTCTTATATTGTCTTTCCCAGCAGGTGGACACTCCAACCATTGTCTAAGTACGCTCATTTGCTCTCCGATCAACATGGGGTAATATAAACAATTGCGAAAAgtggttgttgatttttttcttcttctgtgaagTACTGCAGCAGTGAGAAGATGGTGACAGTGGATGTGAcacttgttttctgtttatttagtcGGGGTAACACACAGGTACGGTGAAATTGAGTGGGAATGTTCAGTACCTGAAcccattttctttcattaaacaCAAACTGCTACATTATTGGTTTCATTAACTGTCCCCAGGTGCATCACCCAGCATGTAGAGGAGCCTGTGGAAGAATTCAAAACTGTCAACGCaataaaaacaagatatttGTTTCTCCCCAAAGCTACAGCTTTATAATAGTCTACCATACATGCAGACAGGCACATATGGGCAATTCTTGCATTTCTTAGCTAATGGCTGTCATTTCCTATTTTTAGGAGCACGCTCAAACACTGTGCTTGCTTGCATGACTCCCAGTGTCCATGTGGCATAATGATTCATGCTGCAGTGGAAGTTATGAGTTGTTATTGATGTAGCCGGTGTATGTAGTGCGCTATATGCTCTCTGCAACTGAACACTGTTATTAATGTCCATATTGTCCACTCTGTGCTGTTATTAATGTGACTCATATACATAAAGGGTTTCCCCATTAGTCAGAGTCCGACTGCACCATCTTGCAGTAAGGAGGTACGCTGGATCTTACCCCTGTTTATCCTCCCATACCTCCTCCTTCTGCCGCACCTTCATCTCTTCATGGCACACATGCAGGCACACTAAGAATACACAGCCGGCTTTGTCTCAAGTCCAAGGGACTATGCCAAAGTGATGCTTTGGCTCAGATGTTGTGTGATTAATTTAATCCGCTTATAAAGAGTAACAATTATTTCTGTTGATGTgattgttattttgtttaatgcAACTTAGACTTTGTTATTTAGTAGTACAATGAGATTTGTTTAACATAATTAGTGATAGCGGAAAAAGTTGGAATGATTATTGTCATggtaagtaaaataaaaacaaaagaaagagaagtaaatatttattttatgtaaaaaatgttATGTGAATAAACAAAGCCTTTCTTAGTTgattataaataaatgtcttttattATACACACCTGTTCATGCATTGCAAGTTttctaaaaatatgttttgaaatgtgctattatttactttttttgatgAGTTGCCTGAatattctgtaaaataaaaataccagaaactaaaaacaaaattaagatttaTTTCATTGGGTCTATAATTAGACAGCTGTGGAAACAAATCAGGCTGATTTTCAGAGGTGAAAATGcagcattttgcttttttttgtttttaaatctttgtatGCGAGTCATGGAAATGTACCTGTTTAGTTGAGAGAATAATGATTTCCAGCCTCATAAACAAGATACTTGGAAATATATAAACACCAGAATTATTTTTCACTCTTCAATTGTTTACACTTTGTCAATatatgaattaaaaacataaataatttcaaattactctgtttaaagaaaacaatag
This portion of the Fundulus heteroclitus isolate FHET01 unplaced genomic scaffold, MU-UCD_Fhet_4.1 scaffold_93, whole genome shotgun sequence genome encodes:
- the mafb gene encoding transcription factor MafB, giving the protein MASELAMSNSDLPTSPLAMEYVNDFDLMKFEVKKEPVEPDRTINQCSRLVAGGSLSSTPMSTPCSSVPPSPSFSAPSPGSGSEQKTHLEDFYWMTGYQQQLNPEALGFSPEDAVEALISSSHQLQTFDGYARGQQFGGAAGAGGAMAGEEMGSAAAVVSAVIAAAAAQNGAPHHHHHHHHHHHAGAHHPSSGSQSGGGAGGNHQHMRLEERFSDEQLVTMSVRELNRQLRGVSKEEVIRLKQKRRTLKNRGYAQSCRYKRVQQRHVLEGEKTQLMQQVDHLKQEISRLARERDAYKEKYEKLISTGFRENGGSSSDNNPSSPEFFMTSRKFLHL